CCCATACTTGGAAGCCATATCGCGCGATATGTGATGGTGCTGGCCCTCGATTTCGTGAGTTACGGCCTTACCGAGATCATGCAAGAGGGCCGCCGTTTTGGCTATACGCACATCGGCTCCGATTTCGCTGGCTATCATGGCAGACAGGTTTGCCATTTCTACCGAGTGTTTCAGCACGTTCTGGCTGTAAGAGGTCCTAAACCGCAGCTGGCCTAATAGCTTCACAAGCTCCGGGTGCAAGCCTACTACCCCGGCCTCTTTGGTGGCGCGTTCACCGGCCTCTTTTACGATTTTTTCTACCTCACCATGGGCCTTTTCTACTACCTCTTCGATTCTAGAAGGGTTAATGCGCCCGTCTGAGAGTAACTTTTCTAGGGCGATTCTGGCTATTTGGCGGCGGATCGGGTCGAAGCTAGAAAGCACAATAACGCCAGGTGTGTCATCTACTAGTACATCCACGCCGGTCAGGCGCTCCAGGGTCTGGATATTACGACCCTCTTTACCGATAACCCGCCCCTTCAGCTCCTCGCTGGGCAGATCCACGGTGGTTACTGTGCGCTCCTGAGTCTGCTCGGAGGCCATACGCTCCATTGCGGTAGCTAGAATCATGCGCGAACGGTCTTCAGCTTCTTCCTTGGCATCTTTTTGCAGTTTATCAATCAGCTTAAGCAAGTCTTCTTTTAGGCTCTTTTCGGTCATTTGCATCAGCTTCCCTGCAGCTTCTTCCGTGCTTAGTTTGGCAATTTTTTCTAAATTGTCCTGCTGTTTGATTCTTAACTTACGCAGATCATCCTTGAGCTCCTCTAGGCTACTCTCACTCTGGCGCAGAGCTTCGGCCCGCTTGTCTAGCTCATCTAGCTTACGATCTAGCGTGGTTTCGCGGCTGGCCAGCCGGTTTTCTGTTTCGGCCAGTTTATCGCGCCGTTGCTTTTCCTCGGCTTTGTTTTCCTCGGCGATTTTTATGGCCTGTTCTTTGGCATTCAGTTCGACCTCTTGGGCTTTTTGTTTGGCTTCTTTTAGCATAGAGTCGGCCTTTGCCTCAGCCGTGCGAGTTTTTCTGCGCGCCATATAAATACTAGACGCATAGCCACCGCCGGCGCCAACACCTAAGACGGCCAAAAGTACAGCTACTTCCATAATTTACAACCTTTCTTGCGAGAAAGTCTGCCTATTTGTCACAATTTCTTCATCAGGCTACTGCTAGCGCCTTTCTTGAAATCTACTCAAATATCCAGATTTTCTACTGAGGCTGAAACAAGTTTTTCTTCTTAATTGCGATCCGGGTATCAAGTTGGACCGAAAAAA
The sequence above is drawn from the Candidatus Dormiibacterota bacterium genome and encodes:
- the rny gene encoding ribonuclease Y, whose product is MEVAVLLAVLGVGAGGGYASSIYMARRKTRTAEAKADSMLKEAKQKAQEVELNAKEQAIKIAEENKAEEKQRRDKLAETENRLASRETTLDRKLDELDKRAEALRQSESSLEELKDDLRKLRIKQQDNLEKIAKLSTEEAAGKLMQMTEKSLKEDLLKLIDKLQKDAKEEAEDRSRMILATAMERMASEQTQERTVTTVDLPSEELKGRVIGKEGRNIQTLERLTGVDVLVDDTPGVIVLSSFDPIRRQIARIALEKLLSDGRINPSRIEEVVEKAHGEVEKIVKEAGERATKEAGVVGLHPELVKLLGQLRFRTSYSQNVLKHSVEMANLSAMIASEIGADVRIAKTAALLHDLGKAVTHEIEGQHHHISRDMASKYGLEEAICHAIEAHHDDIEATTPEAVIVRIADGLSGSRPGARGDTYENYIKRMTELENLANAFPGIQKSFAVSAGRELRVIVVPEEIDDLSAIKLASDLATKIEATLKYPGVIKVNVIRETRAIEYAK